The following are encoded in a window of Haliotis asinina isolate JCU_RB_2024 chromosome 14, JCU_Hal_asi_v2, whole genome shotgun sequence genomic DNA:
- the LOC137261535 gene encoding glycosyl hydrolase YngK-like codes for MLSPVCRFIAGLTMGLFEFAALGYLLCSTQFTRAETIKSSGHVWPAREFRAVWVATVADIDWPLSRYHSTSQQKAELILLLNKLHKLNFNAIVFQVRSVGDAMYNSTLEPWSVYLTGSQGRAPSPYYDPLAVLLEEAHKRNMEVHSWFNPYRARSGSTSKAGLAPNHMAVKYPQYAYAYGSDLWMDPGAKAVQDQCYNVIMDVVKRYDIDGVHMDDYFYPYPVSGKSFPDDATYNAYRKGGGHLGRDDWRRNNVNTLIQRLYNGTKTIKKHVKFGLSPFGIWKSGIPKGIVGLSSYYAQYADSRKWFDEGWVDYFTPQLYWRIDPVQQSFTHLMDWWLQQNSKHRHFYAGSYAGNVVEQNWPLDEIKRQVEESRKRRDKLSLGDVFFSAKYFRDNSKGLSTMFQKDLYTVPALAPAMPWLGAVPPPAPSGVRVSGNTLMWNKDGSGVTRSWAVYKYEADAWELKNLLNSYTTSWSVPNGLYAITAVDRLSNESDAVVKEVQWGGSIIG; via the exons ATGTTGTCTCCAGTGTGTAGGTTTATCGCAGGACTTACGATGGGGTTATTTGAGTTTGCTGCCCTCGGATATCTTCTCTGTAGTACGCAGTTCACGAGGGCGG AGACCATCAAATCTAGCGGCCATGTCTGGCCAGCGAGAGAATTCCGAGCTGTGTGGGTGGCCACAGTGGCGGACATTGACTGGCCGCTGTCCCGCTATCACTCCACTTCCCAACAGAAGGCGGAGCTGATCCTCCTCCTGAACAAGCTGCACAAGCTGAACTTCAACGCCATCGTGTTCCAG GTCCGCTCAGTTGGTGATGCCATGTACAACTCCACCCTGGAGCCGTGGAGCGTGTATTTGACAGGATCCCAAGGAAGGGCTCCTTCTCCTTACTACGACCCTCTGGCCGTTTTACTGGAGGAAGCTCACAAACGCAACATGGAGGTTCACTCCTGGTTCAACCCGTATCGAGCACGGTCTGGGAGTACCTCCAAGGCTGGACTTGCCCCTAACCACATGGCTGTGAAATACCCACAATACGCTTATGCTTATGGGAGTGACCTGTGGATGGACCCAGGGGCCAAAGCAGTGCAGGATCAGTGTTACAACGTCATCATGGATGTTGTAAAGCGTTACGACATTGACGGCGTCCACATGGACGACTACTTCTACCCTTATCCCGTTTCAGGTAAAAGCTTTCCCGACGACGCTACTTACAACGCTTATCGAAAAGGAGGTGGTCATCTTGGACGGGATGATTGGAGACGAAATAATGTTAACACGCTTATCCAGCGTCTGTATAACGGAACCAAGACGATCAAGAAGCACGTTAAATTTGGTCTTAGTCCATTCGGAATATGGAAATCAGGAATTCCTAAAGGTATAGTTGGGCTGTCGTCGTACTATGCGCAGTACGCTGACAGTAGGAAGTGGTTTGACGAGGGCTGGGTGGACTACTTTACTCCGCAACTGTACTGGCGGATTGATCCGGTGCAACAGAGTTTCACGCACCTGATGGACTGGTGGCTGCAGCAAAACTCCAAACATCGCCACTTCTATGCAGGGAGTTATGCAGGCAATGTAGTAGAGCAAAACTGGCCTCTCGACGAAATTAAACGTCAAGTTGAGGAATCAAGGAAGCGACGTGACAAGCTGAGTCTTGGTGACGTGTTCTTCAGTGCTAAGTACTTCCGGGACAACAGCAAGGGATTGTCCACCATGTTCCAGAAAGATCTCTACACTGTTCCAGCTCTCGCACCGGCTATGCCATGGCTTGGCGCCGTTCCACCTCCAGCGCCCTCTGGTGTCCGGGTTTCAGGCAACACCTTGATGTGGAACAAAGACGGGTCCGGCGTGACGAGGAGCTGGGCTGTCTATAAGTATGAAGCGGACGCGTGGGAGTTGAAAAACCTCCTGAACAGTTACACAACCAGTTGGTCAGTACCCAATGGCCTCTACGCCATAACAGCTGTGGACAGACTGTCCAATGAAAGTGACGCTGTGGTCAAGGAAGTACAATGGGGAGGCAGTATCATTGGCTGA